TAATGCTACCGAATTTGTAAAGCCAAGGAGCTGCAATACCTACAGAAGTTGCTATGGTCAGACCTGTCGCCCTGGCTGTCAACTTAGGGGACAGAAAGAAACTTCGAGACGCAGTAGAGCTCAATCTTTTGCCAACTGTGTTCCTGATGCCATTGAATAGCATACGGTGAGCAGTAAAAGGTCTCATAATGCCGGCAGATCCTTGCTTTCTATGAGTTCTTTTCTGTTAGTCGGTTTGGCAATTTCCCTTGAATTAGGTTGCAATCTACGGGCAATAGTTGTATAAATACAATACAGATCAGTTGATCTGACACTTGATATGCTTTATGTCATGACTTGTAATATAAAAATATCAGAGCTTGTATATGGTAGATGCGAGGGTGAATAAGATGGTACTCTTGCTTCGCATCCTTGGGGTATCGAGACGGCAAAGTGTTTATTGGATTGGGTTTAGCTGCGCCAAACTATGATCTGCGCTCTGGCCTTCAAGGTTAAAATCACTGTTTCGTGGGACTCTTTCGGAGTCATTATTGCTCTCACCTATCTTAAGCTTTCTCACATACTCTTCTAATTTTTGCcagttttcttctctctgaACTTTACGTTTATGGGTCTCCTTGACGCTGGATAGATAAAGCGAGTTACAGTTCTCGTAAAGGACAGGGTTTgtctccaagaagatcttgaggGCCTTGAATGCCATTGCGTGTATGGCTCTATTCCACGAACCGGAGTTGATAGCCTGCTCAACGAGCATGTAGGGATCCGATGTTCCGTCATCGCCGTTAACACCATCGAGCTCTAGTTGAGAAGTTAGCTCGTATAAAGCTGGGAAAATGATAGGAAGAATAACCTCCGCGTTCTCGATGCATAGATTTAGGAAATATTCGTTATTCCAATAACTTAGTACTTTTTCAGCCACTTGGAAATGAGGTGATGAGATGCATTTGGCTAGCTGAACAAACAGAGGTACTTCCACTTTTATGAATTCTAATGGTTCGATAACctcaaagatatcttcgatCTCGTTCAAAAACATGATTTCTTTCGTCGAGTTGATCTTGGGCCAATAACGGAGTAAACCCATAGTCACTTCTTCTGTAAGCAGCGGCTCCTTCTCCAGAAATTGGACGATACAATATGCTAGCTGTGGGTGATACAACGATAGGCAGCGAACTTTATGCAATGGAATTAGCACTCTAACCAGGAAAACCTTGTGTTCCTCCTTTAAGGGTAATGCGAATCCGTTTATGATTGATCCGAGGATCTCTAGGAGTTCTGCCACACCGTTAAACCGTTCAGTCTCGTAGACGAACTGTAGAAAAATGTTATTGATGGAACGACGGATGAAACTTCTCAGGCTCAAGAACTTGCCATATATCCTATGCAGTGTTGTCTTCAAGCAATCTCTCTCCCTAACATCTTCGCTATCAAAAAGTTCCAGAAGCTTCAATATGAAATCTTGATCGATGTATTGTTTCGCGATCTGATGATTGAAATCCGGACTCTCAACGAACCTCAGGAAAAACTCGTAAACCAATTGCATATGGGGCCAGGCCAGCTCGTTAACGGGCTCATCCTCGTCGGGGTCATAAATATCTCCGATGGGATTCACTGGTGGTGGGATGGGTCTGAATAAATTAATCTTGAACATCGCAACAACATGCGAGTACATCTCATGAGTGTAAGTGAATCTGTTGGTCACTATGAATTCGATAAGCTCCTGCAAAGTGATCCGTTTAATTTCTTTACCCTGTATATCGAAGCTGGGATCATTGAAATCAAACATTGTATTGCACTGATCTACTTTCGCAATAAACAACGGGATCGTTTCTTCCGGCGACACGTCATCGAAGCTGGCAAGTTTTGTCAACTGTGCGTATCTCGAGGGCTCAAACCTTGAAGATGAATGGCGCTGTGGGATCTTTATCATATCTAGTTCTGTATCAGCATTCAGTTTCGTTGGAGTAGgcagtttctcaaaagagTGCGATAACCTGGGTATATCTATCCCGGATGGAGAGATGGGGCTACCGTGGGGCGAACTATCGCTCTGTGTATTAGCTGAAACGGACGTCGAGCTACGTGTAGCCACGGAATAATCCTGAGCCGATTCAACATTGATCCCTAGATTTGGCGAAGTCGGTGGCACCGCAGCCGCAGCCCCAATCAGTGTAGGCTGCGATCTACTGTGTGGGTGATCGTCCACGCGTTGCAGCGAGTCTAAAGACGACCCGTCCTTAGTCACCATCACCGCCGGCGTGCCTGCCGCATTATTTGCCATGCCTGATCCGCTATCGCTTCTGTTCTGATCCGTTGCCACATATCCTGCAGTCGGCGTCGCGTTTCTCACGCTCTTTGCGCTTTCGCCATGACTGCCACTGCTACTCCTGGAtttcgacgatgaagaaatcttACCGCTCTTTCCCGAAGACCCGCTGTGGTGTTTGCTCGCCCCAGAAGGAGCACTACCATTTCTCCCCTTCTCTAACGAgctcctgctgcttccaCCCCCGTTCCCGGAAGACGATCCTATCGTGCTTCCGCCCGCGACTGCCGCGGTCCCGCTCTTCTTATGATCTACAGCACCCTCCttctctttttccttcctcttccCATTagctgatgaagagctactagctttcttcatcagcttctgcttAAAGCCACGCATCATCTTTCCGGCCTCTTGGATGCAACCACACTTCTAAACCGATCCTCACGCTCCAAAAAAGTCCAATCGAATTAATCTCCCAAAACCTGACAAGCCAATTTAACCGTCTTAAGCTCAGGACCGCCTCAAATGTCCTCGACCGCTAGCAACCTCCAATCTTCATCGATATAAACATTGGTCCCCGTCTTCTTATGTGGGAAACTAGACGTTTTTATCAGAAAGGGGTTGTTTGCTTAAGGAGCCGGGTAACAGAActtttttttcactataTAAGCAGCTTAAGTATCGAAGGCGACTTGAATCTCTCGCCGCAATTCCTCTTATTCTAACAGGCTTAGGTAGCTGGGAGCTCAGTACAGTACTTAGTAACTCTATGATGAAACGCCGAACATGGGAGAGCCATTTCGCGGGCTCCATGCGGTTGAGATGAAGCTCGGCTGCTTAAAGCAGTTACACACCCTACAACGATGCGACATGATTGCCATAGACCACCTCTTATTTATCTCCAGTGGGAGTAAAGCGGGATGGTCAATGGAGCCGAGGATCGAAGAtatgatgaaaaaatggTCAGTTTCCAAGCTGCAGAGTCACAACCGTGATTGAGACAACAAGATTATACCATTTCAGAACCGCTACACTGATTATTCTCTTCGATTTCCAGGCAAAGTATGTCACGTCTTGGAGGGCACTTGCACGCGCCTTCTTGCGCCTTCTCTAGCCCAGAATTCGTCTCTGTAAATTTCCCAGCCTTCTCTGACCTCTGCACTGAACGATCTTGGGTTCAGTACCAGTTTCACGTCTACAGCGCCGATTCGTGGCTGCGATCGTACCGTGACGCTGGTCCAAAAGGTGACCAGAGCATTCGAGTCGCTCAGCCTGCAAACACCAGTGAGCACTGAGATGTTGAGACGTGCAACGTTCCTACTGGTGAATCTCACAAAATCGGTGAATCTTTCGTTCCAGGTCGAATGCACTTTCACCAGTTTGAGATTGAACTGACGAATACCCTTGTTTGTAGAGGTGAAGAACTTCCTTGGGATGACAATCGTTCGTCTATACTCCCCTCCAAGATGGAACAATGCCACGGTGACGCCGATGAACAGTAGCACAAACTGCAAGGCATACCTGTGTAGACCTTTCACGGATTCGCCGGTAAAGTACAGCTCGTAAAACGCAAACCCGGCGACCCCCATCAGACACGATAAGAAGATAGTAAACTGCCACCTCAGTACTTTCTGTTTATGCGCTTGATTTCGCAGGTCATCCTCTAAGATCAGCAGATTCCGAAAGATCTTGGACGCAGAAGATATATCGTTGGAGCTCTTCACGTTTCTGCCACTCGACGTGCGACTGTTGGATCTCTTCCTCTCCACCATACCTGTACCACCGTTCGCATATGAGCTTCTGCTTGTGGAAGTCCGAGGCCCATCCAACGCCTCGCCAGTCTCCAGCTTCATACTCGGTACTTCCGTCTCCGTCATTGCTGCCACTCGCTGCCTGGTTCCATCACTGGTGATCTCAGAAATCATTAGCTGATGTagcttttggaacttctcagttacttgatgatgatcgGTCAAGGAAACAAACGAGTGTTTAACGAGTCCTACAAAGAACGTCTTGAAAATACAACGTCACTGGGATTTAGGAATCCGGCCTACTCATATCCGTAGGGTTCTTG
The nucleotide sequence above comes from Torulaspora globosa chromosome 6, complete sequence. Encoded proteins:
- the RTS1 gene encoding protein phosphatase 2A regulatory subunit RTS1 (ancestral locus Anc_7.106) encodes the protein MMRGFKQKLMKKASSSSSANGKRKEKEKEGAVDHKKSGTAAVAGGSTIGSSSGNGGGSSRSSLEKGRNGSAPSGASKHHSGSSGKSGKISSSSKSRSSSGSHGESAKSVRNATPTAGYVATDQNRSDSGSGMANNAAGTPAVMVTKDGSSLDSLQRVDDHPHSRSQPTLIGAAAAVPPTSPNLGINVESAQDYSVATRSSTSVSANTQSDSSPHGSPISPSGIDIPRLSHSFEKLPTPTKLNADTELDMIKIPQRHSSSRFEPSRYAQLTKLASFDDVSPEETIPLFIAKVDQCNTMFDFNDPSFDIQGKEIKRITLQELIEFIVTNRFTYTHEMYSHVVAMFKINLFRPIPPPVNPIGDIYDPDEDEPVNELAWPHMQLVYEFFLRFVESPDFNHQIAKQYIDQDFILKLLELFDSEDVRERDCLKTTLHRIYGKFLSLRSFIRRSINNIFLQFVYETERFNGVAELLEILGSIINGFALPLKEEHKVFLVRVLIPLHKVRCLSLYHPQLAYCIVQFLEKEPLLTEEVTMGLLRYWPKINSTKEIMFLNEIEDIFEVIEPLEFIKVEVPLFVQLAKCISSPHFQVAEKVLSYWNNEYFLNLCIENAEVILPIIFPALYELTSQLELDGVNGDDGTSDPYMLVEQAINSGSWNRAIHAMAFKALKIFLETNPVLYENCNSLYLSSVKETHKRKVQREENWQKLEEYVRKLKIGESNNDSERVPRNSDFNLEGQSADHSLAQLNPIQ
- the SPO7 gene encoding Nem1-Spo7 phosphatase regulatory subunit SPO7 (ancestral locus Anc_7.104) encodes the protein MISEITSDGTRQRVAAMTETEVPSMKLETGEALDGPRTSTSRSSYANGGTGMVERKRSNSRTSSGRNVKSSNDISSASKIFRNLLILEDDLRNQAHKQKVLRWQFTIFLSCLMGVAGFAFYELYFTGESVKGLHRYALQFVLLFIGVTVALFHLGGEYRRTIVIPRKFFTSTNKGIRQFNLKLVKVHSTWNERFTDFVRFTSRNVARLNISVLTGVCRLSDSNALVTFWTSVTVRSQPRIGAVDVKLVLNPRSFSAEVREGWEIYRDEFWAREGARRRVQVPSKT